The Ignavibacteria bacterium genomic interval CGGTTTGCTTCGTCTTTATCTACTTTGCTGATAGCAAATCCTACGTGAACAATCACAAAATCATCAACCGTTGCATCAGGAACATACGAAAGATTTACTTCTTTTATTATTCCGCTGAAATTTACTTTTCCTGTTCGTTGCAACGGTTCGTCGTTCGTGATGCTTTCAATTTTTCCTGGAATTGCGAGACACATTTTCGATTTCAGATTTCAG includes:
- a CDS encoding HypC/HybG/HupF family hydrogenase formation chaperone is translated as MCLAIPGKIESITNDEPLQRTGKVNFSGIIKEVNLSYVPDATVDDFVIVHVGFAISKVDKDEANRVFEYLKEIDELKELNERDI